One Denticeps clupeoides chromosome 3, fDenClu1.1, whole genome shotgun sequence DNA window includes the following coding sequences:
- the aftpha gene encoding aftiphilin a isoform X3: MCGSSVTTASTMEPDVIRMYSSSPPPMEVGVDDDDDEFGDFSGVPNSVSFSEFETPGTFDQAPALTATSPPELNSGGVVGFSDSAPMIVSAKPNGIIPSRSDSPSGRTLSTEELKRLSERHMGSFLKDSDRTEFETPDCNGGVDSSGGLTNGFSAFGAPKTHVSHVSLDNTATNFSSTQSAEDDHKDDFADFSAFSNTNQCTNESPNWEKPFAEEWQTDEGCSQLGYPEERAGSSEEDGYVRNGIVSEEEQTESISNGERGFDTTKGQRDPETDSSCCNTKVAVTHIAQDTGAQNGRTQGPSDEEEEEDIVLRNKELDMSRPGEHVDEKRESSENETETETETSFGRPLSTDALEEFGDFSTTGSVPSPPLQEEMATPAEHSQLADDDEDFGDFGDFGEVTSFGGGQGFADFDQPLALPDQGNSATDTSASVLRESALSEQEELCNVDDSGEVQNAGVTEGSEGDQLGDFPASDSFADFSSAPLSRDMAVEEGGWTAFDKQEEDTGAETWANFGEEQSTELSEKGQEEWQVPVTDGSRRDSSAVSLLCQLERLFQVCFHETTVVEVVEDMLPLKSFLEPTDESQPQKGEGAVVNGGLWTVWHQLQDIHNAFGLRYQWGGSHSNKTLLCSLGIDTRNILFTGQKKQPVIVPMYAASLGMLEPTKEPMKPVSAAEMIASIAQTPAAASEMGSCPSYTAQEALPPVQFDWSSSGLTNPLDGVDPELYELTTAKLDQNSTGSRVADAFARLMSTVEKNSTSTRKPRKEENLSEEALKVICSLPDLSFMQAKVLMFPTTLTPLASSEPMPD; the protein is encoded by the exons ATGTGCGGCTCTTCTGTGACCACGGCAAGCACAATGGAGCCTGATGTCATCCGTATGTACTCCTCCTCTCCGCCCCCCATGGAAGTCGGTGTCGACGATGACGATGACGAATTTGGTGACTTTTCAGGAGTGCCCAACAGCGTCAGCTTTTCTGAGTTTGAGACACCCGGCACCTTTGACCAGGCACCGGCTCTCACAGCCACATCACCCCCTGAGCTCAATAGTGGCGGCGTTGTTGGCTTTTCAGACTCTGCACCCATGATTGTGTCGGCAAAGCCTAATGGCATAATCCCAAGCCGGTCGGACAGCCCCTCGGGAAGGACGCTAAGCACGGAAGAGCTGAAACGTTTGTCTGAGCGTCACATGGGTTCTTTCCTAAAGGACAGTGACCGGACGGAGTTTGAGACACCTGACTGCAATGGGGGTGTGGACTCGTCAGGAGGGCTCACCAATGGTTTCTCAGCGTTCGGTGCACCTAAGACTCATGTTTCCCATGTTTCCTTGGACAATACTGCTACGAACTTTTCTTCAACTCAGAGCGCTGAAGATGACCACAAGGATGACTTTGCAGATTTCTCTGCGTTCTCTAACACTAACCAGTGTACAAACGAGTCACCAAACTGGGAAAAGCCATTTGCTGAGGAGTGGCAGACAGATGAAGGTTGCTCGCAGCTTGGTTATCCTGAAGAGCGAGCAGGAAGTTCTGAGGAGGATGGGTATGTTAGGAATGGCATTGTCTCAGAGGAAGAGCAAACAGAGAGCATCAGCAATGGGGAACGGGGCTTTGACACAACAAAGGGACAAAGGGACCCAGAAACTGACAGTTCATGTTGCAACACTAAAGTTGCAGTTACACACATTGCACAGGACACAGGTGCCCAGAACGGAAGAACACAAGGACCAtctgatgaggaagaggaggaggacattGTCTTGAGGAACAAAGAATTGGACATGAGCAGGCCAGGTGAGCATGTGGACGAAAAGCGTGAAAGTTcagaaaatgaaactgaaacgGAAACAGAGACCTCGTTTGGACGGCCACTGTCCACTGACGCCCTAGAGGAGTTCGGAGACTTCAGCACAACAGGGTCAGTTCCGTCACCACCACTGCAGGAGGAAATGGCCACACCTGCTGAGCACAGTCAGCTAGCTGATGACGATGAGGACTTTGGGGATTTTGGGGACTTTGGAGAGGTGACGTCCTTTGGTGGTGGCCAGGGATTTGCTGATTTTGACCAGCCTCTTGCTCTTCCAGACCAAGGAAACTCTGCAACAGACACATCAGCTTCAGTCTTGAGGGAATCTGCACTTTCAGAACAGGAGGAATTGTGCAACGTTGATGACTCTGGGGAAGTCCAGAATGCAGGTGTCACTGAGGGGAGTGAAGGGGACCAGTTGGGCGATTTCCCTGCAAGTGACAGTTTTGCGGATTTCAGTTCAGCTCCCTTGAGCAGGGATATGGCCGTGGAGGAAGGGGGATGGACTGCTTTTGACAAGCAGGAAGAGGACACAGGAGCAGAGACCTGGGCCAATTTTGGCGAGGAGCAGAGTACGGAACTTTCAGAAAAAGGCCAGGAGGAGTGGCAGGTGCCAGTTACTGATGGCAGCAGGAGGGACAGTTCTGCG GTTTCTCTGTTGTGTCAGCTGGAAAGACTGTTCCAGGTCTGTTTCCATGAAACTACAGTTGTTGAGGTGGTGGAGGACATGCTACCTCTCAAAAGCTTCCTGGAGCCTACTGATGAATCCCAGCCCCAGAAGGGAGAGGGTGCGGTTGTGAATGG GGGTCTATGGACCGTGTGGCACCAGCTGCAGGACATCCACAATGCCTTTGGCCTCAGGTACCAGTGGGGAGGTTCCCATAGCAACAAAACACTTCTCTGTTCTCTAGGCATCGACACCAGGAATATT CTGTTTACTGGCCAGAAGAAGCAGCCAGTGATTGTACCCATGTACGCTGCTAGCCTG GGAATGCTGGAGCCCACCAAAGAGCCTATGAAGCCTGTCTCAGCTGCAGAGATGATTGCCTCTATAGCACAAacaccagcagcagcttcagAGATGGGCAGCTGTCcatcatacacagcacag GAGGCACTACCACCTGTGCAGTTTGATTGGAGCAGCAGTGGCCTTACAAACCCCTTGGATG GTGTGGACCCAGAACTGTATGAGCTCACCACAGCAAAGCTGGATCAGAACAGCACCGGCAGCCGTGTAGCTGATGCGTTTGCTCGCCTCATGTCCACTGTTGAGAAGAACAGCACTTCCACCAG
- the aftpha gene encoding aftiphilin a isoform X1, which produces MCGSSVTTASTMEPDVIRMYSSSPPPMEVGVDDDDDEFGDFSGVPNSVSFSEFETPGTFDQAPALTATSPPELNSGGVVGFSDSAPMIVSAKPNGIIPSRSDSPSGRTLSTEELKRLSERHMGSFLKDSDRTEFETPDCNGGVDSSGGLTNGFSAFGAPKTHVSHVSLDNTATNFSSTQSAEDDHKDDFADFSAFSNTNQCTNESPNWEKPFAEEWQTDEGCSQLGYPEERAGSSEEDGYVRNGIVSEEEQTESISNGERGFDTTKGQRDPETDSSCCNTKVAVTHIAQDTGAQNGRTQGPSDEEEEEDIVLRNKELDMSRPGEHVDEKRESSENETETETETSFGRPLSTDALEEFGDFSTTGSVPSPPLQEEMATPAEHSQLADDDEDFGDFGDFGEVTSFGGGQGFADFDQPLALPDQGNSATDTSASVLRESALSEQEELCNVDDSGEVQNAGVTEGSEGDQLGDFPASDSFADFSSAPLSRDMAVEEGGWTAFDKQEEDTGAETWANFGEEQSTELSEKGQEEWQVPVTDGSRRDSSAVSLLCQLERLFQVCFHETTVVEVVEDMLPLKSFLEPTDESQPQKGEGAVVNGGLWTVWHQLQDIHNAFGLRYQWGGSHSNKTLLCSLGIDTRNILFTGQKKQPVIVPMYAASLGMLEPTKEPMKPVSAAEMIASIAQTPAAASEMGSCPSYTAQEALPPVQFDWSSSGLTNPLDASGGSALLNLDFFGPVEESASSSATSIPGVDPELYELTTAKLDQNSTGSRVADAFARLMSTVEKNSTSTRKPRKEENLSEEALKVICSLPDLSFMQAKVLMFPTTLTPLASSEPMPD; this is translated from the exons ATGTGCGGCTCTTCTGTGACCACGGCAAGCACAATGGAGCCTGATGTCATCCGTATGTACTCCTCCTCTCCGCCCCCCATGGAAGTCGGTGTCGACGATGACGATGACGAATTTGGTGACTTTTCAGGAGTGCCCAACAGCGTCAGCTTTTCTGAGTTTGAGACACCCGGCACCTTTGACCAGGCACCGGCTCTCACAGCCACATCACCCCCTGAGCTCAATAGTGGCGGCGTTGTTGGCTTTTCAGACTCTGCACCCATGATTGTGTCGGCAAAGCCTAATGGCATAATCCCAAGCCGGTCGGACAGCCCCTCGGGAAGGACGCTAAGCACGGAAGAGCTGAAACGTTTGTCTGAGCGTCACATGGGTTCTTTCCTAAAGGACAGTGACCGGACGGAGTTTGAGACACCTGACTGCAATGGGGGTGTGGACTCGTCAGGAGGGCTCACCAATGGTTTCTCAGCGTTCGGTGCACCTAAGACTCATGTTTCCCATGTTTCCTTGGACAATACTGCTACGAACTTTTCTTCAACTCAGAGCGCTGAAGATGACCACAAGGATGACTTTGCAGATTTCTCTGCGTTCTCTAACACTAACCAGTGTACAAACGAGTCACCAAACTGGGAAAAGCCATTTGCTGAGGAGTGGCAGACAGATGAAGGTTGCTCGCAGCTTGGTTATCCTGAAGAGCGAGCAGGAAGTTCTGAGGAGGATGGGTATGTTAGGAATGGCATTGTCTCAGAGGAAGAGCAAACAGAGAGCATCAGCAATGGGGAACGGGGCTTTGACACAACAAAGGGACAAAGGGACCCAGAAACTGACAGTTCATGTTGCAACACTAAAGTTGCAGTTACACACATTGCACAGGACACAGGTGCCCAGAACGGAAGAACACAAGGACCAtctgatgaggaagaggaggaggacattGTCTTGAGGAACAAAGAATTGGACATGAGCAGGCCAGGTGAGCATGTGGACGAAAAGCGTGAAAGTTcagaaaatgaaactgaaacgGAAACAGAGACCTCGTTTGGACGGCCACTGTCCACTGACGCCCTAGAGGAGTTCGGAGACTTCAGCACAACAGGGTCAGTTCCGTCACCACCACTGCAGGAGGAAATGGCCACACCTGCTGAGCACAGTCAGCTAGCTGATGACGATGAGGACTTTGGGGATTTTGGGGACTTTGGAGAGGTGACGTCCTTTGGTGGTGGCCAGGGATTTGCTGATTTTGACCAGCCTCTTGCTCTTCCAGACCAAGGAAACTCTGCAACAGACACATCAGCTTCAGTCTTGAGGGAATCTGCACTTTCAGAACAGGAGGAATTGTGCAACGTTGATGACTCTGGGGAAGTCCAGAATGCAGGTGTCACTGAGGGGAGTGAAGGGGACCAGTTGGGCGATTTCCCTGCAAGTGACAGTTTTGCGGATTTCAGTTCAGCTCCCTTGAGCAGGGATATGGCCGTGGAGGAAGGGGGATGGACTGCTTTTGACAAGCAGGAAGAGGACACAGGAGCAGAGACCTGGGCCAATTTTGGCGAGGAGCAGAGTACGGAACTTTCAGAAAAAGGCCAGGAGGAGTGGCAGGTGCCAGTTACTGATGGCAGCAGGAGGGACAGTTCTGCG GTTTCTCTGTTGTGTCAGCTGGAAAGACTGTTCCAGGTCTGTTTCCATGAAACTACAGTTGTTGAGGTGGTGGAGGACATGCTACCTCTCAAAAGCTTCCTGGAGCCTACTGATGAATCCCAGCCCCAGAAGGGAGAGGGTGCGGTTGTGAATGG GGGTCTATGGACCGTGTGGCACCAGCTGCAGGACATCCACAATGCCTTTGGCCTCAGGTACCAGTGGGGAGGTTCCCATAGCAACAAAACACTTCTCTGTTCTCTAGGCATCGACACCAGGAATATT CTGTTTACTGGCCAGAAGAAGCAGCCAGTGATTGTACCCATGTACGCTGCTAGCCTG GGAATGCTGGAGCCCACCAAAGAGCCTATGAAGCCTGTCTCAGCTGCAGAGATGATTGCCTCTATAGCACAAacaccagcagcagcttcagAGATGGGCAGCTGTCcatcatacacagcacag GAGGCACTACCACCTGTGCAGTTTGATTGGAGCAGCAGTGGCCTTACAAACCCCTTGGATG CCAGTGGAGGTTCAGCTCTTCTTAACCTGGACTTCTTTGGACCAGTGGAGGAGTCGGCCTCTAGCAGCGCCACTTCTATCCCAG GTGTGGACCCAGAACTGTATGAGCTCACCACAGCAAAGCTGGATCAGAACAGCACCGGCAGCCGTGTAGCTGATGCGTTTGCTCGCCTCATGTCCACTGTTGAGAAGAACAGCACTTCCACCAG
- the aftpha gene encoding aftiphilin a isoform X2, whose amino-acid sequence MCGSSVTTASTMEPDVIRVPNSVSFSEFETPGTFDQAPALTATSPPELNSGGVVGFSDSAPMIVSAKPNGIIPSRSDSPSGRTLSTEELKRLSERHMGSFLKDSDRTEFETPDCNGGVDSSGGLTNGFSAFGAPKTHVSHVSLDNTATNFSSTQSAEDDHKDDFADFSAFSNTNQCTNESPNWEKPFAEEWQTDEGCSQLGYPEERAGSSEEDGYVRNGIVSEEEQTESISNGERGFDTTKGQRDPETDSSCCNTKVAVTHIAQDTGAQNGRTQGPSDEEEEEDIVLRNKELDMSRPGEHVDEKRESSENETETETETSFGRPLSTDALEEFGDFSTTGSVPSPPLQEEMATPAEHSQLADDDEDFGDFGDFGEVTSFGGGQGFADFDQPLALPDQGNSATDTSASVLRESALSEQEELCNVDDSGEVQNAGVTEGSEGDQLGDFPASDSFADFSSAPLSRDMAVEEGGWTAFDKQEEDTGAETWANFGEEQSTELSEKGQEEWQVPVTDGSRRDSSAVSLLCQLERLFQVCFHETTVVEVVEDMLPLKSFLEPTDESQPQKGEGAVVNGGLWTVWHQLQDIHNAFGLRYQWGGSHSNKTLLCSLGIDTRNILFTGQKKQPVIVPMYAASLGMLEPTKEPMKPVSAAEMIASIAQTPAAASEMGSCPSYTAQEALPPVQFDWSSSGLTNPLDASGGSALLNLDFFGPVEESASSSATSIPGVDPELYELTTAKLDQNSTGSRVADAFARLMSTVEKNSTSTRKPRKEENLSEEALKVICSLPDLSFMQAKVLMFPTTLTPLASSEPMPD is encoded by the exons ATGTGCGGCTCTTCTGTGACCACGGCAAGCACAATGGAGCCTGATGTCATCC GAGTGCCCAACAGCGTCAGCTTTTCTGAGTTTGAGACACCCGGCACCTTTGACCAGGCACCGGCTCTCACAGCCACATCACCCCCTGAGCTCAATAGTGGCGGCGTTGTTGGCTTTTCAGACTCTGCACCCATGATTGTGTCGGCAAAGCCTAATGGCATAATCCCAAGCCGGTCGGACAGCCCCTCGGGAAGGACGCTAAGCACGGAAGAGCTGAAACGTTTGTCTGAGCGTCACATGGGTTCTTTCCTAAAGGACAGTGACCGGACGGAGTTTGAGACACCTGACTGCAATGGGGGTGTGGACTCGTCAGGAGGGCTCACCAATGGTTTCTCAGCGTTCGGTGCACCTAAGACTCATGTTTCCCATGTTTCCTTGGACAATACTGCTACGAACTTTTCTTCAACTCAGAGCGCTGAAGATGACCACAAGGATGACTTTGCAGATTTCTCTGCGTTCTCTAACACTAACCAGTGTACAAACGAGTCACCAAACTGGGAAAAGCCATTTGCTGAGGAGTGGCAGACAGATGAAGGTTGCTCGCAGCTTGGTTATCCTGAAGAGCGAGCAGGAAGTTCTGAGGAGGATGGGTATGTTAGGAATGGCATTGTCTCAGAGGAAGAGCAAACAGAGAGCATCAGCAATGGGGAACGGGGCTTTGACACAACAAAGGGACAAAGGGACCCAGAAACTGACAGTTCATGTTGCAACACTAAAGTTGCAGTTACACACATTGCACAGGACACAGGTGCCCAGAACGGAAGAACACAAGGACCAtctgatgaggaagaggaggaggacattGTCTTGAGGAACAAAGAATTGGACATGAGCAGGCCAGGTGAGCATGTGGACGAAAAGCGTGAAAGTTcagaaaatgaaactgaaacgGAAACAGAGACCTCGTTTGGACGGCCACTGTCCACTGACGCCCTAGAGGAGTTCGGAGACTTCAGCACAACAGGGTCAGTTCCGTCACCACCACTGCAGGAGGAAATGGCCACACCTGCTGAGCACAGTCAGCTAGCTGATGACGATGAGGACTTTGGGGATTTTGGGGACTTTGGAGAGGTGACGTCCTTTGGTGGTGGCCAGGGATTTGCTGATTTTGACCAGCCTCTTGCTCTTCCAGACCAAGGAAACTCTGCAACAGACACATCAGCTTCAGTCTTGAGGGAATCTGCACTTTCAGAACAGGAGGAATTGTGCAACGTTGATGACTCTGGGGAAGTCCAGAATGCAGGTGTCACTGAGGGGAGTGAAGGGGACCAGTTGGGCGATTTCCCTGCAAGTGACAGTTTTGCGGATTTCAGTTCAGCTCCCTTGAGCAGGGATATGGCCGTGGAGGAAGGGGGATGGACTGCTTTTGACAAGCAGGAAGAGGACACAGGAGCAGAGACCTGGGCCAATTTTGGCGAGGAGCAGAGTACGGAACTTTCAGAAAAAGGCCAGGAGGAGTGGCAGGTGCCAGTTACTGATGGCAGCAGGAGGGACAGTTCTGCG GTTTCTCTGTTGTGTCAGCTGGAAAGACTGTTCCAGGTCTGTTTCCATGAAACTACAGTTGTTGAGGTGGTGGAGGACATGCTACCTCTCAAAAGCTTCCTGGAGCCTACTGATGAATCCCAGCCCCAGAAGGGAGAGGGTGCGGTTGTGAATGG GGGTCTATGGACCGTGTGGCACCAGCTGCAGGACATCCACAATGCCTTTGGCCTCAGGTACCAGTGGGGAGGTTCCCATAGCAACAAAACACTTCTCTGTTCTCTAGGCATCGACACCAGGAATATT CTGTTTACTGGCCAGAAGAAGCAGCCAGTGATTGTACCCATGTACGCTGCTAGCCTG GGAATGCTGGAGCCCACCAAAGAGCCTATGAAGCCTGTCTCAGCTGCAGAGATGATTGCCTCTATAGCACAAacaccagcagcagcttcagAGATGGGCAGCTGTCcatcatacacagcacag GAGGCACTACCACCTGTGCAGTTTGATTGGAGCAGCAGTGGCCTTACAAACCCCTTGGATG CCAGTGGAGGTTCAGCTCTTCTTAACCTGGACTTCTTTGGACCAGTGGAGGAGTCGGCCTCTAGCAGCGCCACTTCTATCCCAG GTGTGGACCCAGAACTGTATGAGCTCACCACAGCAAAGCTGGATCAGAACAGCACCGGCAGCCGTGTAGCTGATGCGTTTGCTCGCCTCATGTCCACTGTTGAGAAGAACAGCACTTCCACCAG